A window of the Littorina saxatilis isolate snail1 unplaced genomic scaffold, US_GU_Lsax_2.0 scaffold_581, whole genome shotgun sequence genome harbors these coding sequences:
- the LOC138954722 gene encoding uncharacterized protein: protein MAEGGHSSPDDTTTWGQTTARLIEQRFDIIIQNFDKICSLSAEIRDTGLRAVRNMTDGLDREQESTAKAIDIKTEYERHGRDIKREPPVTLSKGKQKTAAPAVSIKPECVQHKIKIEPGVTHSEMNEESTTTVLGIKQEHEGHGEVLKREPGVKGSEVQQDSAKTDFKNKKQTQRHELKIKQDPGVRCPEIQAIAAKSTKEPERLDAEIKQEPLNRSFEEKQEPLSDDDVEALRKVLESFIIPAVPICCEKCESCKSVSHRQLFTSYKTEKEYLLKISFSCHTEYAVYLISCENAKCLTESRSSQQRRQAERHQAREKDFQFRYQYVGETGTRMMDRMKTHRSAKTGPIRKHCKTANHDVSDMKWTVIEVIKSEKDRKDRETYWIQELQADLNTQKTNTSLPKKFPLCT, encoded by the coding sequence ATGGCTGAAGGTGGGCATAGCTCGCCTGATGATACTACAACCTGGGGCCAGACAACGGCACGCTTAATAGAACAGAGGTTTGATATCATCATTCAAAACTTTGACAAGATATGTTCTTTGAGTGCCGAAATTCGAGACACAGGTTTGCGTGCTGTCAGAAATATGACAGATGGTTTGGACCGGGAACAGGAGTCCACAGCAAAAGCTATCGATATCAAGACAGAATATGAAAGACATGGCAGGGACATTAAAAGAGAACCACCAGTCACACTATCTAAGGGGAAACAGAAGACAGCAGCACCAGCTGTCAGCATCAAGCCAGAGTGTGTACAACACAAAATTAAAATAGAACCCGGAGTCACACATTCTGAGATGAACGAAGAGTCTACAACAACAGTTCTCGGCATCAAGCAAGAGCATGAGGGACATGGTGAAGTACTTAAAAGAGAGCCCGGAGTCAAAGGTTCGGAAGTACAACAGGACTCTGCAAAGACAGAtttcaaaaacaagaaacaaactcAAAGACATGAACTGAAAATCAAACAAGATCCTGGAGTCAGATGTCCCGAAATACAAGCGATTGCTGCCAAAAGCACGAAAGAACCTGAAAGACTTGATGCAGAAATTAAACAAGAACCGCTTAACAGAAGTTTTGAAGAGAAACAAGAACCCCTCAGCGATGACGACGTGGAAGCATTGAGAAAAGTTCTTGAGAGCTTCATAATCCCTGCGGTCCCGATATGCTGTGAGAAGTGCGAGTCCTGCAAAAGTGTGTCGCATAGGCAACTGTTCACGAGCTacaagacagagaaagagtatCTACTTAAAATCAGTTTCTCATGCCACACAGAATATGCTGTTTACTTGATATCCTGTGAGAATGCGAAATGTTTGACAGAGAGCAGGAGTTCACAGCAAAGGAGGCAGGCTGAAAGGCATCAAGCACGGGAAAAAGACTTTCAATTCAGGTATCAGTATGTAGGAGAAACTGGAACAAGAATGATGGACAGAATGAAAACACATCGTTCCGCAAAGACTGGACCCATACGGAAGCATTGCAAGACAGCCAATCATGACGTGAGTGATATGAAGTGGACAGTGATCGAGGTcatcaaatcggaaaaagacagaaaggacAGGGAAACATACTGGATTCAAGAACTTCAGGCAGACCTCAACACTCAAAAGACCAACACATCTCTGCCTaagaagtttccattgtgtacatAA